One Tolypothrix bouteillei VB521301 DNA window includes the following coding sequences:
- a CDS encoding HlyD family efflux transporter periplasmic adaptor subunit produces MSEPRYRHSQSLYLGIQQYSAYIAILSCLGLCTASSTLKAQENTPPKTPATISYVPTRVVALGKLIPEGDVIKISVANAQDSRINQIFIKDGDFVKANQVIATLQGRDRVKQQLKDAQANVILKRTQLLKIQQGDSKQGEIVAQRAVIAELEARIRNETKQKEAAIAQVEATLRNAKLKYERNFALSNEGAISRADFDNAREEFEKAQATLLQSKADLENTIMTLQAQREKEQANLKKLQEVRPIDVEIAKAELAQALIQVEQRKAELDNTLVRVPIAGQILRINTRVGEQVNIQEGIALLGRTNQMYVLAEVYETDIARVQLGHQATITSEYGGFQGELKGTVDRIGLQIGKTRLNQDQTNPTTDINARVVEVKIRLNREDSPKVAALTGMQVRVKLNTK; encoded by the coding sequence GGGTATTCAGCAGTATAGCGCTTATATTGCCATTCTCAGTTGTTTGGGCTTGTGTACCGCTTCTAGTACTCTTAAAGCTCAGGAGAATACTCCTCCAAAAACTCCTGCAACCATCTCTTATGTTCCCACTCGGGTAGTTGCTTTAGGAAAATTGATACCAGAGGGGGATGTTATTAAAATTTCAGTAGCAAATGCTCAAGACAGCCGCATTAACCAAATATTTATCAAGGATGGTGACTTTGTTAAAGCAAATCAGGTGATCGCCACTCTTCAGGGAAGAGATAGAGTCAAGCAACAACTTAAGGATGCTCAAGCCAATGTCATACTCAAGCGAACGCAATTGCTCAAAATTCAGCAAGGAGACTCCAAGCAGGGCGAAATCGTAGCTCAACGCGCAGTCATTGCAGAATTAGAAGCCCGTATCCGAAATGAAACCAAGCAGAAGGAAGCGGCGATCGCCCAAGTAGAGGCGACCCTTCGCAATGCTAAGCTGAAATACGAACGGAACTTTGCTTTATCTAATGAAGGTGCTATCAGTCGAGCTGACTTTGATAATGCACGAGAGGAGTTTGAAAAAGCTCAAGCCACTCTTTTACAAAGTAAAGCAGACTTAGAAAATACCATAATGACTTTACAAGCACAACGAGAAAAGGAACAAGCAAATTTAAAAAAATTGCAGGAAGTCCGCCCAATTGATGTTGAAATTGCCAAAGCTGAGTTAGCGCAAGCCCTGATTCAAGTGGAACAGCGTAAAGCTGAATTAGACAATACGTTAGTTAGAGTTCCCATCGCAGGACAAATCTTAAGAATCAATACTCGTGTTGGCGAACAGGTGAATATCCAAGAAGGAATTGCACTACTTGGAAGGACAAATCAAATGTATGTCCTAGCAGAGGTATACGAAACAGATATTGCTAGAGTTCAGTTGGGACATCAAGCAACAATTACAAGTGAATACGGCGGTTTTCAAGGCGAACTCAAAGGAACAGTCGATCGCATTGGGTTGCAAATTGGCAAAACTCGCCTCAACCAAGACCAAACTAATCCTACAACAGATATCAATGCTCGTGTCGTAGAAGTCAAAATCCGACTTAACCGAGAAGATAGCCCTAAAGTCGCCGCCTTAACAGGTATGCAAGTTAGAGTCAAACTTAATACAAAATAA
- a CDS encoding glycosyltransferase family 4 protein, with protein MRIAQVAPLWERVPPPAYGGIELVVGLLTDELVRRGHEVTLFASGDSLTLAKLKSVHPIAIRLDPTVKEYSVYESLQLSWVYEQAEEFDIIHSHMGYASLTYANLVKTPTIHTLHGIFTPDNEKLFQHARSQPYVSISNAQRESSLGLNYAATVYNAIDVNSHKFYPVPDSPPYLAFLGRMSPEKGPHLAIAIAKQVGLPLKMAGKVDEFNKEFFEREVQPLIDGKQIQYLGEANHNQKNELMGRAIATLFPITWREPFGLVTIESMVAGTPVIAMSMGSMPEVIAHEQTGFLCNNLEECVQAVGKVAEIDRNACRTYVENRFNVQSMTDGYEAAYHQVLASRFVQNRHLHELKLPAPAMSLPSL; from the coding sequence ATGCGGATTGCTCAAGTCGCCCCCTTATGGGAAAGAGTTCCACCTCCAGCTTACGGAGGGATTGAGTTAGTGGTGGGGTTACTGACTGATGAACTGGTTCGGCGCGGACATGAAGTCACACTATTTGCATCAGGAGATTCCCTGACTCTTGCTAAATTAAAATCCGTTCATCCCATCGCTATACGACTCGACCCAACGGTAAAAGAATACAGCGTTTATGAGTCCCTGCAACTGAGTTGGGTATACGAGCAAGCAGAGGAGTTCGACATCATTCACTCTCACATGGGCTACGCTTCATTGACTTATGCAAATTTAGTAAAAACGCCTACAATACACACATTACACGGTATTTTCACACCTGATAACGAAAAGCTATTTCAACACGCACGTTCTCAACCATACGTTAGTATTTCCAATGCCCAACGAGAATCAAGCTTGGGGCTCAATTACGCTGCGACGGTTTACAATGCTATTGATGTTAACAGCCATAAATTTTATCCCGTTCCGGATAGCCCGCCTTATCTGGCTTTTCTAGGTCGAATGTCACCAGAAAAAGGACCGCATCTCGCAATTGCTATTGCGAAACAGGTAGGTTTACCATTGAAGATGGCGGGTAAAGTAGACGAGTTTAATAAAGAGTTTTTTGAAAGAGAAGTTCAGCCTCTGATTGATGGAAAGCAAATTCAGTATTTAGGCGAAGCAAACCACAATCAAAAAAACGAACTCATGGGTCGTGCGATCGCAACTCTATTTCCCATTACCTGGCGCGAGCCATTTGGTTTGGTTACCATCGAATCAATGGTAGCAGGGACACCCGTCATTGCAATGAGCATGGGATCTATGCCAGAGGTCATTGCCCACGAGCAAACAGGCTTTTTGTGCAATAATTTAGAGGAATGCGTTCAAGCTGTAGGCAAAGTTGCAGAGATAGACCGTAACGCATGCCGTACCTATGTTGAAAACCGCTTTAACGTTCAAAGCATGACAGATGGCTATGAGGCTGCGTATCATCAAGTTTTAGCTTCACGGTTTGTTCAAAACCGACATTTGCACGAGTTAAAATTGCCTGCTCCCGCCATGAGTTTACCCAGTTTATAG
- the devC gene encoding ABC transporter permease DevC yields the protein MKLPRLQSIGKNFDFETPLAWAQLSHQKIRLAVATTGVCFANILMFTQLGLLAMLTDGTTKIHESLTGDLLLISSFSPSLFFRISFPRAYLYQAAAVDGVVSASPVYIGRGNWVNPNQLSSPQDDSGKPKSRETRMFGNEVRIIAFNPAQPSVLNIPEVNQQIAKLVVPDAVLFDRLSQSSLGDIPKRLEKSEEVATLMDNRRTFAVGLFSMGSTISDKGNVIMSDWNYAQRFGDDSLKQIRIGVLILEKGADIKTVQERLRDRLPDDVAVLTRDELIQRERQFHESQPEGIILKFGTIVGFVVGVIILYQVLYADINDHLSEYATLKAMGYTDRWLLLVVLQEAIILGFMGFIPGFISSVGIYQLLATLTRIPLTMKVSVALQVFILTLVMCSISGAIATGKLRSADPADVF from the coding sequence ATGAAACTTCCCCGTCTTCAATCCATAGGAAAAAACTTTGACTTCGAGACACCTCTGGCTTGGGCGCAATTATCTCATCAAAAAATTCGCCTTGCTGTTGCAACGACAGGCGTTTGCTTCGCCAATATTTTGATGTTTACCCAGCTAGGACTCCTAGCAATGCTAACAGATGGAACAACAAAAATTCATGAAAGCTTGACAGGAGATTTATTATTAATTTCATCATTTAGCCCAAGTTTATTCTTTAGAATATCCTTTCCCCGTGCTTACCTTTATCAAGCCGCAGCAGTCGATGGTGTTGTCTCTGCAAGTCCAGTCTATATAGGGAGAGGAAATTGGGTAAATCCCAATCAGTTATCTTCTCCACAAGATGATTCTGGCAAACCCAAAAGCAGAGAAACACGTATGTTTGGCAATGAAGTGAGAATCATTGCCTTTAATCCAGCCCAACCATCAGTGTTGAATATACCAGAAGTAAACCAACAGATAGCAAAATTAGTTGTTCCCGATGCTGTCTTGTTCGATCGCCTATCTCAATCATCTCTTGGGGACATTCCAAAACGGCTAGAAAAAAGCGAAGAGGTAGCAACTCTCATGGACAATCGCCGCACTTTTGCCGTTGGACTCTTTAGTATGGGCAGTACTATTAGTGATAAAGGTAATGTGATCATGAGTGATTGGAATTATGCCCAGCGTTTCGGAGACGATAGCCTCAAACAAATTAGGATTGGGGTTCTAATTTTAGAGAAGGGAGCAGATATTAAAACAGTGCAAGAAAGATTGCGCGATCGCCTTCCTGATGATGTTGCTGTACTGACTCGTGACGAATTGATTCAAAGAGAAAGGCAATTTCATGAATCGCAGCCGGAGGGAATTATTTTAAAGTTTGGAACTATTGTAGGTTTTGTGGTTGGAGTTATCATTTTATATCAAGTTTTATATGCTGATATTAACGACCATTTATCAGAATATGCTACCCTTAAAGCCATGGGGTATACAGATAGATGGCTTCTCCTGGTTGTGCTTCAAGAAGCCATTATTCTTGGTTTTATGGGGTTTATTCCCGGCTTCATTTCCTCAGTAGGAATCTATCAATTATTAGCAACACTGACGAGAATTCCTTTAACAATGAAAGTCAGTGTTGCCTTGCAAGTTTTTATTTTAACCTTAGTAATGTGTTCTATTTCTGGAGCAATTGCCACAGGTAAACTTCGTTCTGCCGATCCAGCAGATGTGTTTTAA